The segment CTTTCTAAGTTCTAACCTATCGGGGTCGTTCTTCTTGTTCTTCTCTGTATGGTAATTCCTGTGCTTGCATTCTGTGCACTCCAGCACTATGTTAACCCTCATCAGGACACCTCCTACACCATTAGTTCGGTACAGGCTGCCATACACGTAGCCACTTAATTCAATTTATCATAATTCGTATTTATTGTCAATAAAAAGCCAAAAATAAAGGGGAATCGATTGATTCCCCTTTATTCCTTCGCTTTTAATTATTCTATTATTTCGGTCACCACGCCGGCCCCTACTGTCCTGCCACCCTCGCGGATAGCAAAACGAAGGCCTTCTTCCATCGCTATCGGCGCTATCAGCTCTATCTCCATTACAATGTTGTCCCCGGGCATTACCATCTCCGTGCCTTCCGGTAACTTTATTACCCCTGTCACGTCCGTCGTCCTAAAGTAAAACTGCGGCCTGTATCCGTTGAAAAACGGCGTGTGCCTTCCCCCTTCTTCCTTCTTCAAAACGTATACCTGTCCCTTAAACTTCGTGTGCGGATGCACACTCCCAGGTTTCGCTATTACCATGCCCCTCTCTACTTCGTTCTTGTCTATGCCGCGAAGCAGCGCTCCTAT is part of the Caldanaerovirga acetigignens genome and harbors:
- the rpmG gene encoding 50S ribosomal protein L33 → MRVNIVLECTECKHRNYHTEKNKKNDPDRLELRKFCKHCGRHTLHRETK